The Falco rusticolus isolate bFalRus1 chromosome 4, bFalRus1.pri, whole genome shotgun sequence genome includes the window TTTTTGCACTTGAAGCAAGGTCATATCTCTAAGAAATTTACTAAACAAAGTTTAAGTTAGGTCTTTGAAATGGAGGTAGACTGTactacagagaaaagcagaaaaagtcaatgagtaatttttaaacacattctGCCATTTTATCTAATTTTAACCACTTTTCAGTAGTtaacaaaatatattctaaaatacagttaaaactATCTCCTATAAGAGACAAGTTTTACAGACAATCTCTATCTGCATCAGATGTGACACATGCTCCACTGATCCAAATTTAAGTTGACCGCAGGAACAACCCCATCCTAAAAAGAAAGTTATCACAAGTTGTATATGAATTTGTGGCCTGCATCGTGCAGGGTTCCAGCCAGCTGTTAACAGCCCTACCCAGCCTTCAAAACTACAGCCTGTTTCACCGCTGTGTTAACTCCAGAATGACAAGGGTGTGCAACAACTGaataataatgattaaaatggaaaactgaaatattacaTCGTAAGATTGTACACGGCAGTATTTCAGAAGCAGTGATAAAAGCCTGTAGGATGAATACAATTAAAACCTACctctttttattctaaaaacTAAATGGATAAAATCCAACTGGGATTATACCTGCACTTAACTGTTCAGGCCAAGTAATTTGTATTAAAACCATATTCTATTTGTATTAAAACTACATCTAGAAGTGCTTCATGCCTTGTTAACAGTTCCTTTTGCTAAACTCTAATCAACATTTAATTACACTCCACACAAGTTTTTATAGGACAGAGATCAACCAAAAGGCATATAATTAAATCAAGAGCAATAATTTCATTACAAGCTTTCCTTCTCCTCACCAATGACTACTTTTGACTTAAAGCACCTGATACACCATGCATAAAAATTACTACAAAATGACGCCACTCAAgcaatttcttaaaaacatttgaatCTACTACTCACCCCAAGAATCAGTAGCTCACTGATGGCAGCCAGAGAACCAAGACATTATTTATGCAGATGGTAAGAAACACATTTGAACAACACAGCAATATGCAGCTCTAAGTTTTGTAATCCAGACAATAAAAATGCAACTTTTACTATCTGCTTATTTCACAAGCATTGCCAGGGATCATTTTATCATCTTTATTCCATACTAAAATAAccactgatttattttagatttaaaatgtgTGCATGCAACTGTAAGAGGAAAATCATGTAAACAAAGCAATGCCGGGAAACATAATAGAAACAAGGAGTTACATTATCtattgaaacagaacaaggtcttaaaataaaaagactagtcaggatgagtttggtacaatgctctgggtgatgctctgaTTGTGTTGAAAAAGGAATGTACTctaaataattagaaaagataaggtgggcacctgaaggagataaggagaccatcaagtcaggaaatcattgaacaaagaaaattgaaaggtctactccacctagaccccacctattgtgaatggaatgattaggtgtcaaaatcaaatgagtatgtatgtaaagatgttgtgtaacctctcacaaaaactgtataaaatacctgacttttcactgaaaactctGGGGCTAGTTTGTCCGGTGTGAATCGGCTAACTCCCCAACAttgcacgaaataaataccttttgcTGCTTAAGGACAAAATTgggtctctgagcagttactctgtgccgttttggcatcactATAGACAACTGCATTGGTTTACATAGCAAAAAATGATATTCcagacaatttatttttccccctgttcATGTAGAGTTAAAAACAAGTCTATCACTAGAGATGGgaaataaattatgtaaattCTGTGATACTTTCAAGGGATATATAATGGTCAAGAAAGATGAGCTGGCAGTGGGGAGGCAATCAGTCAAAAATAGAACAGGCTGGCACTTACAGCAGGAGGAAAGacacctgattattttttttttttagtgcaagTTATATCACTTCCATATTTAAGGGATTATCCAGAATGCAAATACAGTGAAGTTGTAACAGTTACACTAGTTTCTAATTTGACAAGGATAGGAGGAAAAGAGTGATAACTTCCACAAAGACCTCTTTAGAATTAGAACTATGACTTCCTTCCTCAAAACACCTGAAACACATTACATAATGTTTTCCCCAGTTCCTGATGTAAGGCCCTTATACATACTCCGAATTTTTACTGGATCTAGCACAACACGTTATCAGGCCGCTGCAGAGTCAGAAAGAAGCAACTCTATCCTAAACACAGCTTCAAATTTGTTAAATGCTGCAAGTTCCCTTTGTCAGTATTAAGTTCAGGTCCCTAGTTACTGTACGACCAGGAtgcttgcattttgtattttgtacaCAGATACTATAAATACTGTAACAGTACAAATACTGTTAAAAACCTGTAGAGCATGGAGGCAAcgtgggaaagaaaagcagagcagaaaaaaaaaaaaaaaaaggtggcaaaTCACCCTTAGAACAGAGCACCCCTTCACAAACAACTCTTGCTTCTTCACAAATAATGCATTAGATTTCCATTTGAACAACCAAAAGCTTGGGTACATGcgattttttttatttatttggtgcCCACTGTTTATCTGATTACCTAAGATTCCATTTTCACGGTCCAACTGCCTAAGTGCCAAGGTTtatcactgctgcttttgtgccCATTTACTCAGGTTAActtggcatttgtcttcctatGTCTGAGGCAGACTGAGAAGCTCTATCACACCATTTctcttaaaagcaaagagatgCTGAGAGTACCTGCTACCCATGCCCTCAGAACTGAGTAGTTGTCAGCTGCTTAATTGGTTACAACTATTTTTTGAGGATCCAACAGCTGTACTGAAATATAAACAGCTCAAACACACCATAAAATTTAAGGAAAATTCCCCTCAAACATTTGGAAGCAACACTAGTAACACTGAAATAACTTAGGCAAACAAGACATCAGGACGTTATGTGGAAGCAATGTTGCTGAGCACTCAAGACTGCTGCCCACAAGAGATGGCAAATGTTTCAATATTACTAGATCTTCAGGGCTGCATTACTGCTACTACAACTTCTTATGCTTTGCTTAAGTTAACACACACAtaaggagagggggaaaaaaaacccaccaccacaacaacaaaactcacCCTGCAATGAACAGTTACTGAAGCCACAGGTACAATTTGGTTCTCACAGCTTACATTTTGCTagggaagaaaaccaagcaGCATTCCCTTACCCACAGGTATTAAACCTcaagtaattttcaaatattttaatgactgTTCAGATCCTCTGTAGTGCCAATTCATGATCCAGTCTAATATCGCTACTGAaaatgctttactttttttatgtCTTCCTGTCTGGAGCTGGGCAGAAACCAATTGgacaagaataaaaatctgGCAAGCTGGTGCAACTGATCTTCACAAGCCACAAGTTGATTCAAAGTCTACTTATGACACAGAAAAGTTCTCTCAAATCCAAGCAGTGttaacaaaaaaccacaccaagcCACAAAGACACAGGAGCTTTCAATGAAGGtaaaaagtatttgctttttaatatgcACTTAAGTCACAGTATCGGTTTTGAGATCATTATACGAGGTAACATTTTCATTGTattcacaaagtatttttacaagAGCCTGTCTATACACCGAAGGAGCACGTACTAAATAAAGGAACCCAAAACTTGTGGtttcagagcaaaaataaagtCAGTGACCAACATTCTTTCCATTCATCTTTATCAATGGTTGCACAACACACTGTAAAAGCcatcagaataaataaatgaaatcaaaggAGATAcgcatttcagcatttttctgccTGTCCTCACCTGATGTCAGTAGTAAAATGCAACCATAATCTAATAAAaccatttgaaattattttacaaattctAGACATAGATAATTTTCAGTGTCCTGTAtcactctggaaaaaaaaataaggtaaaacAATCATTTAATGCGATTTCTATTAATAGAacagaatacattaaaaaagagCAGCTACTGATCAGAACATAATGAAATGAAGGCAGACCTGGTGTGCTAGTGGGATTTTAGTTGAAAGCTATGTATTTAGACATTATTCATGTCAAATCTGAAGGAGAACTTTAGTaaaaaatagctgtttaaaGTATGAACTTTCTGATAGCAGGTTACATAGTACTCCATTACGCACACATAACTCCTGGTTTTTACCAGTATTTATTTGCAAGGCTCTAGCACTGAGATTTCTCCTTCAGCAACAGATTATTTACTATGATACAGCATATAGAACAATGGTGAAGCATTTCTTGACAACTCAGAAGACAGACATACTGCAAAAGTCCATGtctctgaaaatgagaaatggagACAACAGCCTCCTTGCATCTTCATTAGCTAGATCCCTTCTCCTCTTTGGCAGCAGAAGCCTCCATAGGAGTAGCTTCCAAATCTTTGCTTGACTTCTcttcttcttcattttcatcCTCTTGAGGGTAAAGATCTGGATATTTTTGCATGCATTCCTGCATGGCACGGAATTGGTCCACACAGTCTGAtccctttatttcttctgtactATAGTGGAAACAAGAAAAGGCTGACTTGAACTGTTCCCCACAGGGACCACTAGCCATTCCACCCAGACATGGGCAATTCCAATTGATATCTCCATTGGGCAATATCAAACCTGAACAaacaagagagaagaaaagttAAAGCACTCCTTCcaaaaaactgattttatttagtGAAAGCTGCTATGTTGCAGGTGTAAGCTGAAGTACTAACAATGCCATATTAGTTCTGTAGCTTCAAGTGTACTAAAATGCCTTTTACTTCCTGGCCGGTCTGTTTCCATCTCTGATGTGTATGATTCTTTACTGGCCACAAGTGAGATTAGTTCTATATCCATGCCTGAATTAAGTCGTTTTCCCTAAACTACAGACCGCTACAAATATTCTAAGgaaactgcaaaacagagcaaagtCAAGTCAATCCACTTGCCAGATTCTGTTGGGGAACAAGCAAGCCTTAGAATAGTGTCATACAAGTCACAAGAATTTAATTCCAGTATTAAGACTGGAAGTCTTTTAAATCAAGTTGGATggatgcatttttcttcattttaaatgaactCTGGAATATTAACCCAAAGCTTTCCCCCTTAAAATGTGAACTGGGAAACAAGaattacaaaaaatgaaagtcaGTTTGTAAGACAGATTAATTCACTGTACGGGatctggctgagccccacagcagccctcagagTGCCGTGCTCATcttggtagctagaaaggtggtgataacacaccaatgttttcactcctgctgagcagtgctccgcagcatcaaggctgtctctccaacctcctccctgcccagttGGCTGGGAGTGAGCAAGaccttgggaggggacacagccaggacaactgacccTTAAGTGACCAAtgggatattccagaccatatgacATATGCttagatataaaagctaagagaaaggaggaagggagggcatttgttatttaagatgcttgtcttctggagcaaccactaTGTGTACTGTGTGTGTGCACTATGTGTATGTGtacttcctgggaagtggccaaacatcacctgctgatgggaagtagagaacaacatcttctgttttccttctcttcc containing:
- the CHCHD4 gene encoding mitochondrial intermembrane space import and assembly protein 40 is translated as MSYCRQEGKDRIIFATKEDHETPSSAELVADDPDDPYEEQGLILPNGDINWNCPCLGGMASGPCGEQFKSAFSCFHYSTEEIKGSDCVDQFRAMQECMQKYPDLYPQEDENEEEEKSSKDLEATPMEASAAKEEKGSS